Part of the Terriglobia bacterium genome, TCCAGAATGCTTGCCGGCCGCTCGGTGTAGTAGATCTCGGAATAGATCTCGTCGGAAAGGATCAACAGGTCATGTTTCCTTGCGAGGTCCGCCACTTTCTTCAGGTCGTCCAGCGTCAGTACCCCGCCGGTCGGATTCTGCGGTGAGTTGACGACGATCAATTTGGTGCGTGGCGTAATCTGCCGCGCCAGCTCATTGAGATCGAAGCGGAATTGCTTTGACTCTTCGAGCCGCACCCGGACCGGAACCGCAGCTGCCATCCGAATCGCCGCCTCGTACGCGGGATAGGAGGGATCGGGGCAGATGACTTCGTCGCCCGGATCCACGATCGACTGGATGATGGAAAAGATCATCATCTTTGCGCCGGGCGTGACCAGGATATTTTTCGGATCAACCTTCGCGGGGTGCTGCGCCGACAGATGGGCCGCGATGGCCGATCTCAGGTCCCAGACGCCGGGAACCGGAGAGTAGTGGGTGGCGCCTTTCTTCAACCATTCGATGCCGGCGCGAATGATCGGGCCCGGTGTATCGAAATCCGGCTCGCCGATTTCCAGGTGGATGATGTCGCGGCCCTGCCGCTCCAACTCATTGGCGCGCCCCAACATCTCGAACGCGGCCTCGCCGCGAACTCCCTGCATCCTTTTTGCGATCCGGCCCTTCGTATCCAGCTTCACCCGGTGAACTCCCTCTCGATCGAAATGGCCTCAAAGTATAACATTAGCCGGGAGACATATTTGTCGTGAGCGATAAGTGGATTCGTGCCGCAAACCTGTCGGAATTACCCGGCGAAGGGCTCGGACATGCCGTCAAGGCCGACGGCCTGGATATTGCCATCTTCCGATGGAACGAGCGCGTCTACGCCATTGAAGATCGCTGTCCTCACCTTGGTTTTCCGCTCAGCGAGGGCATGATGCAATCCGGCGAAGTCATCTGCAGCTGGCATGGCTGGCATGTACGCCTTGAAGACGGGACCTGCCGGCGGGAACGGGAGCGGGCCAAAGTCTGGGATTGCGAGATCCGCGATGGGGAGATCTACGTCAATCTCCGATAGGAATCCCCGCAATTCATGGTCGAATTCCCTGATTCCCTTCCCCGCCCATTCATTAAATCCATACAATTCATTGAGTTATAGATACGGGCCTCCATATGCAGCCATCATCGTAGGGTTCACCAATCTGGAGGTTAGAGCTATGCATTTCATAAAAAAGGATACAGCCATCCTTGTTGGCTGTTTTGTCTTTGCACTGGTGTTCTTGATGCCGGTCGCAACGCACGGAGACGAATGGAATTTGTCGACCCGGTTCATGGTTAATCAGGCCACCGAGGTTCCCGGCCTCGTGCTGCAGCCGAATACTCGATATCAGATCCGGCTCCTGGACTCCCCGGCCGAGCGCCGTGTGGTTCAGGTTTTCAATGCCGACCGGACCAGAATGCTGACAATGTTTATGGCGGTCTCGGACGAACGGGCGACGCCGACGGATCGCACGATGTTCACGTTTATTGAAACCGAGCCCGGATATCCATTGCCGATCAAGGAATGGTTCTATCCCGGACATAGCGACGGGCTGGAATTCATCTATTCGAACAAACAGGCCCGGGAAATCGCGCAACATGCGATCGAGCCGATCCAGTCTGCAAGCGCGGCGGATCTGCACGACCTGGCCACTTTAAGGGTGGAGGCGAACAGCCTGGGCAGATTCGAAATACCGGCATCCACGGCATCGACCGCGAGCGTCACCAAAGTGACCGAAGCGCCGATAGTGGAAACCAAACCGAGCGCTCCGGCTGAAGCCGAAAACAACTCAGAACAGAGCAACGTCACGAACGAAGCGGCTGAGCCGGCTGTTCAGCAACCCGAACCGGTACCTGCTCAGGAACCGGCACAGATCGCTCAGAATGACAATTCGGAGCAGGCTGCCACAACCGAACAGAATACCGAAAGCAAGAATACCGAAACCAATGCTTCTGAAAATAAGGAGCTTCCGCGAACCGCAGGCGAGTTGCCGCTGATTGCCCTGATTGGTGCGCTCTGTCTGGGCGGGGGACTTGGCATGAAGGTCTTGTCGTCCAGGTCGTAAGCTGCATAACTCCCCTCCTCAGAGAGGAGGGGTGCCCGAAGGGCGGGGTGGTCGCTCACGATTCAGGTCGATTCCGGGCCGACCACCCCGGCGCTTCGCGCCACCCCTCCTGTCGCAGGAGGGGGAGTCAGACGTTAAATCCGTTCAATCCGCGACTGAATTCCCCTTAAAATACTTGGCCATGATCAGTTTCCTGTTGGGAGCCCTGCTGCTCCTGACTTCCGGCAATAGCGTCAATTTCTTTTCTGTGAAACAGGACGTGGAGATTGGAGCGGAATCTTCCAAAGAGGCGGAGCACTCTCTCCGGCTCATCAGGAACCTGACGTTGAATCAATATGTGGGCGCGATCGCTCAGCGGATCACACAGAATCGTTCCCTGCCGCCGCTCAAATACCGGTTTCAAATCGTAAATTCTCGCGAGATCAATTCGCTGGGATTCCCCGGCGGTCCGATTTACCTCTACCGCGGCCTCGTCGATATGGCGTCGAATGACGACGAACTTGCGGCAATCGTCGCGCACGAAGTCAGCCATGTCGCGTCACGGCACGGAACTCAGCAACTGTCGAAGCAGCTTCTGCTCGAGGCTCCGATTTCGATTGCGGGCGGCTTACCGATTTCGGAGGTCTGGAAGGAAGAGATCTCGAAACTCGGAATTACTCTCGGTGTGGATGCTCCATTCCTGAGGTACAGCCGCGATCAGGAACTGGAAGCCGATCTGATGGCAGTACACCTGATGGCCAATGCGCAGTTCGATCCGAATGCGTTTCTTACCTTGATCGAGAAGATCAACGAATCTCAGGCGCCGTTTCTGTTCAATCATCCGCAAGCGAAAATCATTTCACCGGAACTCGCCGGGGAAATCGACCGCCTCAGCCTTCAGGCACATCATGCCCACGACAACGCCGGCTTCCGCGGATTCCGAGCCGCGTTGCTGAAACTCTCTTTCCCCGAACCCGTCAAAGCCGCAAGCCCCGCCGATGCGCCGCCGGACGAACTCGCCAATGTATTCACGCACCCGATGGATTATTACCGCATTGGATATCCGGCGGGATGGCAAGTGACCCGAACAGGCGCGAATGGCGCGATTATCGCGCCGGCAGATGGCGTTCAGCCTTCGGGAGATGTTCATCGCGGTGTCATGTTCGATCTGTTTGATATTTCCGGAACCGACCGCTCATTCACACTCGAAGAAGCCACGAATCGCCTCATGGTGTTCCTGCGCCAGCGCAATCAGTCGCTGCGAATCGTACCTGGCGCTCAGACCCAGATGCTCGTCAGCGACGAGCCCGGCGTCCGAACCATCATGATCGGCAAGTCCGACACCAGCAGCAGCTCTGAAGTCGCATGGGTTGTGACTCGCCTCTACTACCAGAGCCTCTTTTATATGGTGTTCGTCGCGCCGGAAGACGAATTCCCGATGTATCAGCCGGTGTTTGAGCAGATGATCCGAAACGCCAGACTGAGATAAGAAAAATAGCCACAAAACTTTAGGCTGCGCGCTGTCGCCCTTGCGCTTCGCGAGGCACAAAAGGCGCATAAGAGATTCAGTCGCTCCCTTTTGTGCTTTTTGTGGTTACTTCCCTTTTCTTTGAATCCCCGATGAACCCGCAACAATGACCACATTGGCAACATTTGCAAAAATCCCGGAATCCACCACTCCGGTCATCGCCTTGAGTTCCTTCTCGACGGCGGCCGGATCGTCGAGGGGGCCGCTTTTCCAGTCGAGAATGTTGTTGCCGTTATCGGAGATGAATGGCTTGCCGTTCTTCTGTCGAACGGCAGCCTGTTTCAGTTGAAGCAGAATCCGTGGAACGGCGAGAGGAATGACCTCAACGGGAATCACCGCTTTTGATCCGAGCTTCTGAACCAGCTTGGTTTCATCGACGATGATCACGACGCGCGTCGAGGCGTGAGCCACGATCTTCTCGCGCACAAGGGCGCCGCCCAGGCCCTTTGTCAGGTGTAATTCCGGAGAGACTTCATCCGCGCCGTCGACCGTGACGTCGATAACCGGATGCTCGCTGAAAGTCGTCAGCCGGACTCCCACTTCCGCGGCAATCCGCCCCGATTCTTCGGAAGTCGGAATCCCCAGGACCTGCCGCCCGGCCTTGCCGAGTTCACGAATAAAAATAGAAGCGGTCGAACCCGTACCCAAGCCCACGACCATTCCGTCCCGGATCTCTTCCAGCGCGGCAAGCGCGGCTTCGCGTTTGAGATTGTCGCTCATAGAAAATCGTTCAGGCGCAGAAAATCACTTCGGATTACGCACCAGAGTGAGGAATTCGTTTCGAGTATTCTGGTTGTCTTTGAAAGCGCCGAGCATCGAGCTCGTCACCGCGACCGAATTCTGTTTCTCCACGCCGCGCATGATCATGCAAAGGTGCTGCGCCTCGACAACCACCGCCACACCGCGAGGATGAATTTTGTTGTTGATGGTGTCTGCAATCTGGGTCGTCAGCCGTTCCTGCACCTGGAGCCTGCGGGCATACATGTCCACCAGTCTCGGAATCTTACTGAGGCCGATGACGCGGCCGTTCGGAATATAGCCGACATGGCACTTGCCGAAAAACGGCAGGAGGTGATGCTCGCACAGGCTGAAAACTTCGATATCGCGAACGATGACCATCTCGTCGTATGCGACATCGAAGAGCGCCTTACCCAGAATTTCTTCGGGATCCATCTGATAGCCGCTGGTCAGGAAACGCATCGCCCGGTCGACCCGGGAAGGGGTGTTCTGAAGGCCGTCACGCGCCGGATCCTCGCCGATCTGCTCCAGGATCGACCGTATCTCGTCAATCATGCCGGATTAGTATAGGTTAACTGGCGGCCGTGTTGTGACGGGATCTTGTAACCCGCTCCACGCAGGCGACAAAGGCATCCGGTTCAAAAGGCTTGATGATGTAGTCGGCGGCGCCCAGGGCCAGAACCTGTGCCGGGCTGGCGGTATTGCCATAGCCCGTCATCAGAACGACCGGCAGCGTTTCTCTCAGATTGTGCAGCACTTCCAGCAGCTGGATTCCGCTCATCTCCGGCATCTGGACATCGGACACGACAACGTCGATGTCATCGGAATCCGATACGATTCGGACCGCGTTTTCGCAGGAGTTCGCAATCACGGCCAGGTGTCCGCGCCTGCGGATCAGCTTTGCGCACATCTGTGCCATCGCCTGATCGTCCTCGACAAGTAACACTTTCAACGGCACCGACATTCCGTTTACGCTGGCAATCCCGGTGCCATGGCTAACCCCATGTGTAACCGCATTCCGGCCTGCAGGCATTGTTACCGATCGAGACAGTGTGGGTAGGACAGGGACAGATTTTTCGAAAGTGTGCTATTAAAGCGATATGCCGATCTACGAATACGAGTGCGCCAAGTGCGGCAAAACCATCGAAACCATCCAGAAGATGTCCGACAAACCCTTGAAAAAACACGCGGGCTGCGGCGGTACGCTCACCAAGCTGATCTCCGCCTCCGGCTTTCAGTTCAAAGGCACGGGATGGTATGTGACGGACTATGCCCGCAAGGACTCCAAAACCGAAACGACAGAGAGCAAGGATTCCACTTCAACGAAAGACACCTCCTCCAATGGCAACAAGGAAGGCAGCAGCAAAACCGGCACAGAAAAAACCGGCAAGAAAGACAGCAGCGCCAAGTCCGGCGGCAAAAAAGAATAAGTACCTTCGCGCCGAACAGATCTATTCCCGTCTCCAGAGCGCCTACCCCGACGCGAAATGCGCCCTGGATCACCAGAATCCTCTCCAGCTGCTGGTCGCCACCATCCTGTCCGCCCAGAGCACGGACAAAATGGTAAACATCATCACTCCCGCGCTCTTCAAGAAATACAACACCGCTGCGCAGCTCGCGGACGCGGACACGGCGGACCTGGAAACCATGATCCATTCCAGCGGGTTTTTCCGGAATAAAGCCAAAAGCATCAAAGCAGCGGCCCGCCTCATGGCTGATGAATACGGCGGAAAAGTTCCCGAAGAGATGGACCAGCTGCTCAAGCTGCCCGGAGTTGCGAGAAAGACGGCGAATGTCGTACTGGGCGTGGCTTATGGCAAGGCGGAGGGCGTCGTCGTCGATACCCACGTGCAGCGGTTGTCGCGGCGGCTCGATTTCACGAAGGAAGAGCGGCCGGACAGGATCGAACAGGACCTGATGCAGCTTTTTCCGCGCGATAAATGGATTCTGCTCGCCCACCTGCTGATTCATCACGGCCGCGCCAAATGCAGGGCGCTGCGGCCGAAATGCGCGGAGTGCCCGATTGAAGATCTCTGTTATGCCGAAGATAAGACGGTATGAAAGGCCTGACGTTCGATCATCTGTTCGCGATCGTTATAGGAATCGTCGAGTGGGCCATCGCAATCGTCTCGGTGGCGGGAACGCTCGTCCTGTGCGGCTGGATGGTCAGAATGATTGTGAAAAAGGACAAACCCGATGAGCTCCATTGAGCGCGTCCGCGAGGAGATCGAAAAATACGAACATCCGTTTTTCCGGTTCGAAGCGCAGGACAAGGCCGAGGGCGTCGAATTGCTGATCCACTCCACAGTCCCCGGCGTCCTGTCGCCCACATACCGGATCACATTCCATGAACGCGACCTTCAGAGTTCTCAGTTTCCCTGGACCTTCCAGAAGCTGCTTTATGACTGCCTGAC contains:
- a CDS encoding aminotransferase class I/II-fold pyridoxal phosphate-dependent enzyme; this encodes MKLDTKGRIAKRMQGVRGEAAFEMLGRANELERQGRDIIHLEIGEPDFDTPGPIIRAGIEWLKKGATHYSPVPGVWDLRSAIAAHLSAQHPAKVDPKNILVTPGAKMMIFSIIQSIVDPGDEVICPDPSYPAYEAAIRMAAAVPVRVRLEESKQFRFDLNELARQITPRTKLIVVNSPQNPTGGVLTLDDLKKVADLARKHDLLILSDEIYSEIYYTERPASIL
- a CDS encoding Rieske 2Fe-2S domain-containing protein, with translation MSDKWIRAANLSELPGEGLGHAVKADGLDIAIFRWNERVYAIEDRCPHLGFPLSEGMMQSGEVICSWHGWHVRLEDGTCRRERERAKVWDCEIRDGEIYVNLR
- a CDS encoding M48 family metalloprotease; protein product: MISFLLGALLLLTSGNSVNFFSVKQDVEIGAESSKEAEHSLRLIRNLTLNQYVGAIAQRITQNRSLPPLKYRFQIVNSREINSLGFPGGPIYLYRGLVDMASNDDELAAIVAHEVSHVASRHGTQQLSKQLLLEAPISIAGGLPISEVWKEEISKLGITLGVDAPFLRYSRDQELEADLMAVHLMANAQFDPNAFLTLIEKINESQAPFLFNHPQAKIISPELAGEIDRLSLQAHHAHDNAGFRGFRAALLKLSFPEPVKAASPADAPPDELANVFTHPMDYYRIGYPAGWQVTRTGANGAIIAPADGVQPSGDVHRGVMFDLFDISGTDRSFTLEEATNRLMVFLRQRNQSLRIVPGAQTQMLVSDEPGVRTIMIGKSDTSSSSEVAWVVTRLYYQSLFYMVFVAPEDEFPMYQPVFEQMIRNARLR
- the rpiA gene encoding ribose-5-phosphate isomerase RpiA is translated as MSDNLKREAALAALEEIRDGMVVGLGTGSTASIFIRELGKAGRQVLGIPTSEESGRIAAEVGVRLTTFSEHPVIDVTVDGADEVSPELHLTKGLGGALVREKIVAHASTRVVIIVDETKLVQKLGSKAVIPVEVIPLAVPRILLQLKQAAVRQKNGKPFISDNGNNILDWKSGPLDDPAAVEKELKAMTGVVDSGIFANVANVVIVAGSSGIQRKGK
- the folE gene encoding GTP cyclohydrolase I FolE, yielding MIDEIRSILEQIGEDPARDGLQNTPSRVDRAMRFLTSGYQMDPEEILGKALFDVAYDEMVIVRDIEVFSLCEHHLLPFFGKCHVGYIPNGRVIGLSKIPRLVDMYARRLQVQERLTTQIADTINNKIHPRGVAVVVEAQHLCMIMRGVEKQNSVAVTSSMLGAFKDNQNTRNEFLTLVRNPK
- a CDS encoding response regulator, with amino-acid sequence MPAGRNAVTHGVSHGTGIASVNGMSVPLKVLLVEDDQAMAQMCAKLIRRRGHLAVIANSCENAVRIVSDSDDIDVVVSDVQMPEMSGIQLLEVLHNLRETLPVVLMTGYGNTASPAQVLALGAADYIIKPFEPDAFVACVERVTRSRHNTAAS
- a CDS encoding zinc ribbon domain-containing protein — encoded protein: MPIYEYECAKCGKTIETIQKMSDKPLKKHAGCGGTLTKLISASGFQFKGTGWYVTDYARKDSKTETTESKDSTSTKDTSSNGNKEGSSKTGTEKTGKKDSSAKSGGKKE
- the nth gene encoding endonuclease III, with the translated sequence MATRKAAAKPAQKKPARKTAAPSPAAKKNKYLRAEQIYSRLQSAYPDAKCALDHQNPLQLLVATILSAQSTDKMVNIITPALFKKYNTAAQLADADTADLETMIHSSGFFRNKAKSIKAAARLMADEYGGKVPEEMDQLLKLPGVARKTANVVLGVAYGKAEGVVVDTHVQRLSRRLDFTKEERPDRIEQDLMQLFPRDKWILLAHLLIHHGRAKCRALRPKCAECPIEDLCYAEDKTV